The window GGGGTTTTGTGTTCTATTGCAGCTATCAAAAAAATTTTTAGGACAGGAATAATATTAGAATTGACTGTCCTGTATATGTAGTATGCACAGAAGTACATACAAGTGAATTTTATGTAAGTTTAAGCTTTAGAAGAGCAGGGGAGTGTATTGCCTGGCATTAGATTGGGTGATAAATCATTCAACTGCTTTTGTTATTGTTGATTTCAGGTGTTATGTTGTAGTGTATACCGAGGCACAAATATCATAAGCGAGGCAAGGACAGATTAGAGCATAGTATAATGTAAGTAAAGCTGTTTgaggtacatagtaacatatccTGGAGAAGATGACAGCTGATCTGGATACCTTATCTTTTATGTGCTGAATGTGGGTGTTAAATTTCAGGTTGATGTCTAGGTATATTCTATCAGTCTGCTGTGGAGGCTGCTGGTCTTTTTCATCAACTATTATATAAACTTGACGTGACTTAAACTTACTCCGCCAGCGGTAGATACAGATCTAGGGCGTCTTTGCTTACATTCCTGTGATTGGCCCTGACCTGCTGTCCCAAAATAATGTATTATTTCTTATATCTCCCAAAATAACAATATGTAATAGAAATAACAATTAGTGCCGGGATATAGACAAAATAATGTGATATTTCTCAAAACAACCATATCTCTATATTAACCAATAATCTTGTGCAGTGGTCTTGCAAACACACGTTGGAAGCACAAAGTTAAACATGTATTTAACATGTATATTTaacataggataacccaagagcCAAAGATGAGAATTGCATTTTAACCTGAGAAATGACCATAACGTAAACCAAGATTCTTCAGTAAAGGAATAAGACAAATCAATTTCTATCCTAATGCAGCAGCTTGTTAACTAACCTTCCAACGAGGGATGAAATACGCTTTAATATATAAAACTGACTCCAGCTCCCATTGATTGACTTGAATTCCGGACAAGGGTCGAGGCCTTTATCAAAAATTTAGGACACACCAGAAATAACCATTTCTAAACAATAATAATCATTCTCCTCATTGACTGAGGTTTATCCCTGAAATTTTGCGTTATTTACTTATATATTTACTTTATTTCGGTATTACATTTAATATATTGCTTACTATAGCCAGTAATAATTATTAAAATAGCTGACAATATTTGTCATAAATTTCGTAGGGTAGTCACTATACGGCAGCAGACGACAGATGCATACTCATTAAATTTGTTACTAAAATTATATTTTCTCTTAAATTCCATTCATTTATTGGTAATTCCTTTACTTTTACATGATTATTATAGGGGTTTAAATACAAACTTCTTTAATAATCGGGTTATTTTGAGGAGCCATCGGGATAAGTCATCGTTACATGCAACCTTTGTATCTCTAATGAATACATATAATATGTACTTATTGAAGTTTAAAACATATATTTCTTATATATGCTATAATTTCTTGTTCACAGAACATAATTTAGCTAAATAAAGATGTGAGTAATCCACGGGTGTGATGGCTGACACTGCCGGTCGTGTCAACAAGCTCATGTCAGCTGGTCAGTCCTGCCTGGATCATCTCACGTTATTATGACGGGAAATTTGCTCATATGGGTGCTTTTAGGTGTGTGTGCCGTATGTGGGGTGCTTGGTGAAGGAGAGGACGAGGTGAATGTGGGGGTAGAAAGGTACAAGATAGAAGGTCGAGTGGTGAGGCCAGATTCTTCCCTCGTCAGCCCAGCAGACTGGTTTGCCAACACTAAAGTTTTCACCAATGGTGGACATTTTGGCTTCCTAAGGTAAGTTGTAACTGTAATTTAATGATTTTGATGTATTTTATTCGGAAACTGGAATGTATTTTACTGTATGTAACTCTCAAGGAGTATTACGCATCTAGtagaccccattggaaataatcATGTTCATTGCCTTATTGGTTTAGGTATCAGGCAGAGTCAcaactttttaaatcacttatatCAAGAAGTTGTCCAGGAGAAAGGTTCGGTAGTTTTTTAAAATATAACCAAATGTAATCACGAGCTATCGAATATAATTTGGGTTTAGGTTACTGCTTGCCAGTAGGTTCACTAAATTTACATATGGGAGAACTTTTTGTCAGTAGCAAAATATTAGAGCTTGAAAACTTGGGTGAGATCATGAGATCACTAGACAAAAGAAAAAATTCCACATACTCTAAAATCACTTGGAAAGattgattgtagatgaatggttcagagaactgacacgtTGATAAAGATTGGAAAGATTGATCATGTTCTGTTTGAGATAGCATATACTGTTACATATGACTTAATAAAAGAAAAGGAAATACAAATACATGATGGAGATATCGTCATCAAAATTACATTTCTTCTGTGTATGAGATATACTATCTAGAGAGATGGCAATTCCCATGTGATAGTAACTTCAGCAATGCAGAAAGGAAGCCTTTGAGACTCCTGTAGCTGATAAACCCTTGGctggaatgcttgacgatatcctcattgccctactgaggtctcctagctcaggctgactgaTTTCAGCACCTTGTATGAACCccatcctacatgatggaatttgacagggaaacaGTGCTAGCTTTTgctccagtgtaattatcatataatatataataggatagctagcagcacacacctgatgtatccagttttatTATTAAAAAAGAATGAAGCCAAAGGGATGAGAAATTTACTAATAGTGGTAGAAGGCTAGAATAAATTGAAAGAGGAGGTAGCTACATCTATTGGAAATTTAAGAAAATTAGATGATGATCATATTAAAATAATGAAGATGGGACACCACGTGCATaactactcctgtagctacaaatagatAATTTCAAATAGTTACTAATTATGTGACTTCATTGGGTTATCATAAATGAAGCTTTAGTCATTTATTACCATTACATGGATGTATTAATCTTACTCTGAAGGAAACTATTGTAGAAAGTTTTTTCACAAATAAGGTttatagcagcatatgtacaaGTTGTAGATAAATACCATATGTTTTACTAAAGGCTTTGTGGCAGCCAGCCAGAGAAAGGCCCTCCTTCCTCTTGTCCTTTTATGTTTTTTGTTTCTTTGAATTAAAACCATGCTGTATAAGCTATACATTGGTGATATGTCATAAGACTATAATATTTTCTAATACTTAATTGGTATTTCTATttgttgaatgtgtgtgtgtctgaattTTTTAAGCTTATCTGCAAATGTAAAATCAGATAGTTGGGGGTTTCCTACCAAATTGATGGTATTTGTGATAAAGGGTCTACTATATTCAGACTGGATTTTATTCAGTGCATGTGGATCTGGATGAACAGGAGTTTGTTATAAAGgatgtggaaggaaattgttaTTCAGTTCTCTAATACAGTGTGGTATTGAGAACAGATACGGAAGATTTTACGTTGTTGATCTTTTATCTTTTCTGATTTTGATTTCACATTTGCATTACAGAGAAGATGGATCTTTTGTGATTAACAATGTTCCATCAGGCTCCTATGTAGTTCAAGTCATGAACCCTACCTATATTTATGAGCCTCTAAGAGTTGACATAAATTCAAAGGGAAAAATAAGAGCTCGTGCTGTCAACCACATTCAGCCATCAAATGTTATACAGGTGAGATCATTAAAACTGTGTTTTAATTTCACATTCATAAATTAGTTAGTTTTTAGTAAAACTGTACAGACAACACTTCTTATAAACGGAAGTAGCAGTGAAGCTGTCTCAGGCTGAAATTTGAAAATCATTTGTGTTACTAAGTATGCTGTATTTGTCACGCAATAAGATTGTTTCAGCATTCCCTTAATATTAGCTGAATAGGTTTTACTGGAGTTTACCAGTTCAAATAATCATAGTTTGCTTTATAAATTTCATATGTACTTCTTGACAGATGCCTCACCCGCTGCGTATGAAGTCTGTTGGACCATATCGGTATTTTCTGCAAAGAGAGCAATGGCGCTTGACTGATACTCTCATGAACCCTATGGTACTGATGACTGTTCTACCATTGGCACTGATGATGATTCTGCCAAGGCTCAACGACCCAGAAACACGCAAAGAAATGGAACAAATTCAAAT is drawn from Cherax quadricarinatus isolate ZL_2023a chromosome 37, ASM3850222v1, whole genome shotgun sequence and contains these coding sequences:
- the EMC7 gene encoding ER membrane protein complex subunit 7 homolog, giving the protein MTGNLLIWVLLGVCAVCGVLGEGEDEVNVGVERYKIEGRVVRPDSSLVSPADWFANTKVFTNGGHFGFLREDGSFVINNVPSGSYVVQVMNPTYIYEPLRVDINSKGKIRARAVNHIQPSNVIQMPHPLRMKSVGPYRYFLQREQWRLTDTLMNPMVLMTVLPLALMMILPRLNDPETRKEMEQIQMPKMDTPELSEIMTSFFGGGSTSTQCQGNQPKTRSRPNKRKDKS